GGAAACTTTTATTACAAGAACCAAAACCCAATATTGGATAGGTACCCCAACGCCAACGAAATATTTGAAGCAAATCCAAACGGATTTATAATCATATTTAATGAGAATAATACGTTCAGTGGAAAAGCCATCAATAGCTCATTCTCGGGGAACTGGACCGGAAATGGAAAAACGAACGATTTCTCGATGGTTATTACCAGTACAACCGGCAGCGACAATACGCAAACTGCACTCGATTTTATCAAGGCTATTA
The Bacteroides sedimenti genome window above contains:
- a CDS encoding DUF4847 family protein gives rise to the protein MRTRILLFLLVLLPVLGGCNDSEDVKQLIVDKNWRLGNFYYKNQNPILDRYPNANEIFEANPNGFIIIFNENNTFSGKAINSSFSGNWTGNGKTNDFSMVITSTTGSDNTQTALDFIKAIKGAYSYKADENMLTIYYRYGIRDESMSFYVKKK